The genomic stretch GACTTGCGACGATAATGGTCAAACTATAACCACTGTGACTGAATACCGAGTAGTTCCTTTCATTTACTAATTGTGATGCATTTATCCTTACACTATGAAATGATCTTCATAACATTTCTGTGTGCCGTCTCTCTATCATTTGTGTATTTGTCATGTCATGTATAACCTCGCATACTTGCACATTTGAAAGCAGCCGCTGGTATTATCTGTGAAGTATAGCTATGATGTATAAAAAGTATGATctaagaaaatgtataatatactgATCATTTTAGCAACTAATATGCATCAAGTATAACTTTTAAACCTCTTACATTCTCATTTgccttgttgtgtttttgtttggtttaatgatattttacatatttacagttCACTTTTCTTCAAAAACTTGGTGATAACTtatacttgacactggacttacAGATCTGTTGTTCAGAGACCAAAATAAGCATTTATTCACTTTATACCTACTGTGTAACCTGCTGCTGTGGCACTGATTTGAACCCTTTTGCTGAAGTGatgtaaacttaaaataaaaaaagcacagaTGATTAATAAAACTGGTAGTATTTCTCGTGTTTTCTATAtgtgaatttgtttgttttttctgtatATATACAATGTGATTTTACtgatattttagtaaaaataaatactaatgcaacctaatataaaagcaatcagcATAGCCTAAACTGTATCTactgtattataatttattattattatatcactatttagtattattatttcctatactgttatttttaaacttttactGTACAGTTTGTAGAGTCAAAATGAGaagattttcttttattattattattgtatattgatTAAAGTAAACAACAAACGCTTATATTTGTTTACAAATAGGTGCATTGAtaaataatattatgtttttttttttacttcatgcatttatttaatattttacacacaGAAAACGGCAGTAAAAATGTCAAGTCACATTGATTCATGAAAGTTAGCAGTAATTAGTTGTTTTCCATGATCCTGATTGTGGTTGAGTGTCTCATTAGGTGTATCCAGCTAAAGTGTCAGTACAGCTCTTCTCTCAGTTAAAGTGTGTCTCCATGCCGCCTGTCAGATGGCCGCCCTTCTCCATGTTCTGTCATGGGACgggtaaataatttaaaacaccaGGCCGTATCAGATGTGGgctcctcgctctctctcttttactcacCCTTTCTCGTCCTATAATAGGCATCAACAGAGACCTGAAAATCCCCATTATAGACATAAAGAGAGTGTGCCATCACACACAGCATAACTCCAGTGTGAAAACTTTCACTATCACAGGTACGTAACGCAATGTCTCCGGTGTTTTTCTGTAAATGTTATGATAATGTTCTCTGAAGTTGATTTTACATGTTCGTTGTAGTTTTGTGTagcttgtgttgtgtgtgttttccaaCAGAAACAGAATGTCTGGTGCGAACAGTGACCTTCTTCATAGATCAACCTTGAGTGTTTATAATGTGAGTCTTCTGATACTCTCATTTAAGCCGAGATCAAAGGAGAACACTCATTAATTATTGATGTAATTACatggctctctggaatacttgattctgattggtcagtcgtgacATTCTGCTGGCaaaccattttaatttttttttaaaaaagcactAAACCGTATACTATaaatttatttgagcaaaaaaagaaaaaacagtcaAATTAAAAATGTCCATGTCCGGTAGTTAATTTATTTGGCAAATCGTCGTGTAACAAACAGCCagtgattatttcaaaataaacccCTTTATTTGTTACCGTgaagcatatatttatgatgctCCAGCATTATTATTGACAGTAAAATGGTGTTGTTTTGGATTATTCAGAACCTCATGGATCAGTTTAATCCTGGCTTGCAAAAGCTGGTTACTTTAGGAAACAGCTACATCAAGGCTTTTCAAGGTgagcagaatgtgtgtgtgttttcaaacacAAAGACTCCTAAAAGTGTATCAAACTTTTTGAATTGATTGTTGACTGAAgttaagttttttgttttgttaaactatttgttttgttaaaacgtgtttattttttttgtttgtttttttccttaaaatagttttttaaaacgttgtttgttttcattgttaattttttttaattttttttattgttatatatattttattaataatctttttgttttgcgttttattcagttaatttatattttaaagttatcTAGTCTCCTAGTCTGATTTGTTTGCTTAGGCTGGTCTGTTTGTTGAAGTTTTAGAGGGGACTTCAGCTGGTCaagttaaagaaaagaaaagcagttAACCACCAAAGTCTGGTTTTAGCTGTTATTatgaaatgctgaaaaaaaatgcCTGAATTCATgatgttttgtgtatgtgtgtatgtatcaaAGCTTTGGCTCTGACAAGCGAGGCCTACTTCAGCGCTCTTGCTAAGATGGGCGAGCAAGCTCTCAACACGTTATCATCCAGATCACTTGGTAAGACTCAAAATGTGTGCTTCTGCATCTCAAAACCAATGCCAGTTGGGCAGATTGTGCAGCAAGATGTCCACTGAGTTTTTTAATCTATACTTTCTGGCCGTATCAGAGCTTGTTTGTACTTCATGCAATAGATGTTTCAGCAAATGGTGTCCAGTGGCAGATGCTTCCTCTCCTCTGTCATAAAACACAAGATTTGGCTAACAGAAACCTTTGGCTCACTGCCCATGTAATGAGTTTTAGTTCCAGTCATATGTACAGAGCGCCGTGGCTGTGATGAACAGCAGAACGAAGGGTTTAGAGGCTTTAAGATGGAATGAATTATACAAggtttatatatttcaaaataactaCAGGTTTATAAACCTGCATGTAATGGGAaaagacaggtgtgtgtgtgtgtgtgtgtgtgtgttagagatcGGGTGTCCATGTGAGCATTGAGACTTAAATTATTAATGCATGGTCTCATTCTTCTACCCTTTTAAATTAATTGATTCACCTCAGCACATTACAATCATCATTACGATGCACATATAATAACCTTAATAAAAGATGGAAACATACTGTACGAGCTACATGATAAATGTTAAGACTTTTCTTTTAAAACTTTCCAAACTTTCCAGAATTAATATAATTTGGTATAAGTAATTATAGGTATTTTAATCATAATAAATCCTTACTATAATTGACAAATATGCATAATTATACGAATGGTTGGTTAATTAATTTACAAGACTTATCAGTTCAGTTGAATCACTGTGATATTtaacatatttcatatattaataatgaaacttctgtcataattccctcaccctcatgttgttccaaccctgtatgactttctttattctgaggaacacacaaaaatatatttttgatatatgtttcatacattgaaaaaaaaacatagtccATAAattaaaagtcaatggggtccaaagaatatataatattttttggaccccattgacattcaatatatggaaaaaaaaaactatttaaacattcttcaaaatatcttattttgtgttttccagctgaaagaaagtcatacaggtttggaacaaccaaAATGAGTCAATGAGGActtaatttttggtgaactatccctttattgcTAGATTATCATTAAATTCAGTTGCTTATTTCTGGTCTCTTCGTTCATTACGGTtcgactgcattgactgacacaaCCACAAAAGCTGGAGATCCCCATGATATCAACACCATTCCATGTCTGcacttattaaatatgtattcaaGATCAATTATTGAATTAATGTATTTGTTGTTTGCCCAGGTGACGTGTTGATTCAGATATCAGAAACCCAGCGGAAGCTCACTGCTGAAGTGGAGGGTGTGGTAAATAAATCGTTTTTCTGTCTTTTCAATCTTAATGGTTTTTCTGGTAAGTAAACCGTTTTTCCTTCAAGTCTCTCCGTCTGATTGGATTCATAAACCGTCTTCATTGCTTCCATCTTCTTCCAGTTCCAATGGTTTCACATAGAGGTTCTGCATGCCATGGACAAGAATGTGAAGCTGGACGAGGAATACATCGAAGTGAGTATGGAACCGTGTGTTATGTATTGAGACGTGTGCATATATGTGTATGAGCTGATATATTGTCTGTATATGTGTAGGGCAGCCGTAGAGTTTATGAATTGGAAGTGAGAAATCAGGCTGCAGCATTGGAGCGACAGCTGAGACGTGGTGTGTTCAGAGACTCACTGGTAAGTTCATAAGTCTTCGTACTACATGCATATTTGTGGGTTGATGTTATTTTGGTTTATAGATAAGTCACCCAAGTCGTCGGTTTTATGTTCCCTTTGTCAACAAAGTTTTCCCCAAGTATTGCATTGAATTTCATCAGATGTGTTCGCTCTGACAGGGATTACATCAACGAAGATCACCGTGTCGTTGTATTGTTAGTTGCAAATTTAACTATGGCATGCATTTTTGACAAAAGGaggggtagcactttattttacagtcctgttcctcatgcacgtactatgtacttattatagtaattacaataactatgtaataactaggtactaaccctgaacctacccctaaacctaaccctaccccatgtagttaccttgtattaccaaaactttcttagataaatacactgtaagtacactataagtacatgtaagtacacgtactgtaaaataaagtgcaaccaaaaggCGGATCACGTAATCTTTACTGCCTACATTTCCATTGGTTGTAGTCATATTACCGCCACTGCTCTGGTGAACCTTATTAGTAATCGCAAGAAACCACACAAGTCTTAAACTCTTCACTGGGAATTTCAGGTGTAAACATAACTCTACAAAATTGTCTTGGGGGTTGCTCACACCTACAGATTGTTGTGACAAGATGTCCGCAAGTCATTGATTTTCCGTGACAGCTGAAGATTTGAAGCTACATgggaaaaaaaactacttttggcAATATGACAAAGCCGACTTCAGCTTTTTGCGCAATGTGGCTACTGCCACTGtgagtgaagacagtgaagctcactaggttttggaacagagcctgtGTCtcagtgcgtgtgtttgtgtgtgtgcaggagggcAGTGAGTACATGCAGTACCTGAGGCAGAGCCAGCATGAAATTCTCAAAGAGGAAGAAAGGAGATATCGTTTCCTTGCTGAAAAACATTGTGGACTTACACAGTCACTACTATACCTTATCAACAAGGTACAGCTGCTTTCCACTGGAGTTCATTAGCCAGTGTGCACTCAGTCATATAGATCCTCTTTCCAGTTCCATCCAAACCGTATCGGCTTATTGCACAACCATCTTTCCGTGTGTTGACAGACGGGAGTATCTCTCCAACAGAGAGCAGATGGTTGGAAAGAAAAAGTCAGTGAGAGCAGAAGTTCCAGACCTCGAACACCCACTCCATCAGATCAAGAAGCTCAGGTGACACTGGAATGATGGGAATGAAGAGTAACTGCTCATCTATCCATATTGGCCCATTTTTCCATGCGCTTTTAGGCTAACTGCCGGGCCCAGACATTTCCACAATCACATAATAGAACAGATGGGTGGCTTTGTGTGGCGTGCAGAatccaaaattaactttttatcaCATCTGTCAATTGAGGGTGAATTTACAAGCCATGAAATTGTGTTTTGCATCATTTCtagttgtaaaatgtcatttgcAATACACAACTTGTTTTTGCTGGAGTGCTTTTTTACATATAACTAGGGGCCAAGCAATTAAGAAAGTTAAAAAAGTGGGGGGAAAAGAAAAGTTTGTGTGGCTAAACTACaattgtgtgtttaaaaaaaaaaaaaaaaaaaaaaaaaaaatatatatatatatatatatatatatatatatatatatatatatatatatatatatatatatatatatataggtaggttttgggtttgattcccagggaacacatgttaggttaaaaatgttagcctgaatgcactgtaagttgcgtctgctaaatgcatacatatatatattttgtttttagtatTATTGTATAATACATGTTCTACTTTCCCAGTAACCCTGCTGAAAGAAATACAGCTAAAACCATCCTAAGCTTTATTGACTATTTCCTTAGCTGAGCATACTTATGTAAGATTTAGCAACCCCTTAAAATCTCAACTGAGTCTGACATTAGCATATTACTAAGCTACCATCTAAAATACTTCAACAAACTCAAACAGTCTCAGCACATTGCTAAGCTAATGTCACAGTACTTCAAACTTATTATAATAGTGTCTgtcgttagcatgttgctaagcgaACATCACCATAGATGTGTATAGGTAGATGCAACATTCAACCACTCCAGATACGTCAATGTGTCGTCACTCACAATAATAAACGAGTTGCCACAACATTGCGCAGCCTCTTGTTGTAAAAACCATCTGAATTTAAACTTTCACAGGTGTTGGTTTGtggttttaatatacattaactCAGTATTACAGGTTTTTAAACCATACTACCTTCTAAATGTTGTGTTAGCTAACTGCTTTGTCTTGTTGTATTCTGCTAGTCTAGCAAAATAATCTTCGTAAGTCTATTGCAGATATAAATATTCATACATGCATATGTTGGGTTGCAGACACACAGGCAACGTGCTCGAGTGTTCACGGACTGGTTTTGACCGTTCCAATATGGCAAACAGCTTACTTTTAGCTGCCCATAGAAACAGCCACTAATATGACTTCTACCTATATATATCTATCAACATCTCAATAGTTAAACTCTAATATTCTCAGTTCATTCTAATAGAGTCTGATGTTTGCATGTTGCTACTTCAACTAACTCTAATAATTTCAACTTATTCTAAAAGTCTGATAAGGGTCTAATagtaaacactttattttactctGAAAAGCCAATTGTGTGTCATATTTCACACTTGTGTACTGTTTAGAAGCATTGTAACCTAAAATTCTGGTCTATCTTGATGTTTTCTTGCAGTTAAAGAGCTCTCTGGGTTCTCTGCTGCAGACTGGAGACCGAGAAATGGACCGTGAGCCGCTGGGCAGAGTGCCCTCTAGAGGTCTGGAGATTGCTCTAACTTTGACTCCATAAAAGTCAGTGTGTGATTTACCCTAATGGCCTGTTAAGAATGACTTCTTTGTCAAAATTTCTTCTCAGCTCCATCTCCTCTCCCTAGCCGTTCCCGCTCCAGCTCTGTGGGCGAGTCTTTGGGTCTAGGTGGCGGGCGCTCAATGAGGACCATTGTCTCCCATCCCGCTTCATCCAATCCAGTCCTGCTGCCATTTGCCCGTGGTGACATGGTGACTGTGCTTATACCAGAACCACGCAATGGTTGGCTGTACGGACGCCATGACTCAAGCCTCCGGTGAGAGCGTTTCCTATCAGTATCTTTGctaaaggtgcggtcacactTCCCATTGCTTTACcttagttttgttgtttttttctttctttttagtcaAGGCTGGTTTCCTGCTGCCTATGTGGGATCTACTGAAGACTTTCTACCTTTGGGCTCAAGGTAAAGTTGAGTATAtgagtatttacatttatataatttgatGTTAACGTCTTGATGTTTTCAGTAGCACATCGCACCGAAGCCACAGCATGAACAACCTCCTGGAGccaaccaaccaatcagaatATTCAGACACTCAGGGCTACAGTGACATCCCGTCTCCAGTGGTACCTATGCGTCGTGCGTCGGCTGATCTTCGTCCAGTTTCTCCCCTCCCTGAAAAGAAGGCAGAGTCTAACAACGAGGTCAAAACCAGTCAGAAAACCTACAATGAGATCCCCCTTCCAGCCGCACCGCTCCGCCGTGGATCAGCTGATATTCGACCAATATCTCCCCTCCCTGACAGGAGGGCGGAGTCTCATTTTGAGAGCAAAGTAGAgcataaaaattataatgaactCCCGCCTCCGGCTCCGCCCCTTCCAAACTCTCCTCTCCCTGAGCGAAAGACCGAATCAACCTCTGAGGTAAGTGTTGAATCTGTGCTGTAGTTTTCCATCAGAGGCTAAATTTGTATGAAATTCCTTTCATTGTAAGGTCAAAATGTCAGCAAAATCAGCTTAATAGTTTATCTAAAGCTCTCACAATGAAAACATAGGGAATTGTTTTAAAAAGGCATCAGGCAACAAATTGAATCATTTCCATTGAATGTGCTATGTTTATTTGCAAAAGAATTTGCTGATTCAGTCAGATTCAGTTTCTTTTCAAGGCTCTGATTCGACTTGATCTTGGATGAAGTTATTAGTGAAGTCTAAGTATGTATTTTGTGTGAATTTGAGCATTACAATAAAATCTGTTCAGTGTTTGCAGAGGCCAACCACTCATGGACAACCACCAGAGCACCCGCTTTTTCCCAGGTATTACACACCTTGAGTCTTAGTAGACTTTTAATCATTCACATATCTCAGGGAACAGAGGTTAAGTTTGTAACTTATgacatataatttataaatgataataattcaTACTTATTAAACTATGCGCATATATTTCTCCAGTgaaatatgtgtgtatgtttaaaaATGGCATGctagtatttaaataaaatactgatttaaatacaatattgcagtaataaatacagtaatacagtaatgagtatttatttatttatcattacagTCATTACAATTTGGGgtcaaatgtgcttaattgtgttTCATCTTCCTGTTTCCTAGAGGATCAAATCCTTTTGCCACAGTGAAGCTCCGTCCCACAGTCACCAACGACAAATCGGCACCAAGGATCCACTGACAGTCATTGCAAAACATCGCCTGCACTCTGACTGGTTCAGAGTCTGCACTAAATTTCTCAATTTGTTGATAAGTATACAATTTAAGTCAACTTTAATATTAGAATGAAAAGAAACTTAATTTAATGGCACTTTGTAAACTAACTTATTGTTTAATTTGAATGGCTATTTCCAGCTGTATAGCATCATTCAgagcattatttacattttctttcagcTAAGTCGGGTGACCTAAATCTTTTAAAGGGGTTATTTTATGATAAAAGGAATGAGGCATACTATAAAAACGTTGTCCAAAAAGGACAAATTTCCATATTCCAAAGTTTCCATATTTACACATGAACAGAAGGGAGAGGGTTTAAATGGTCATAAATATTAATTGGACTGAAATAATCAACATAATTGCTAAGTTGAAAAACGTTTTGACTCTTTTAAATTCATAATATTTCAGATTGTGTTGTTTTATGGTGTTTTAAGTCTGATTactatatttgttttaatgtgtgcatatgtgtctGAATGTTGTgtatttgatatatataaaatgtatatgtttttgtgAGCGTTTTTTAATAGGTTTAGCACAAattttacaaaagtttttttttgtgttcaagaactattatttattacaaaGGAACAAATCatgtatatttattgtgtgaTTGTCTAGTTGAATGTTAttatttacagaattttttttagggCTGTCAGTTCAATGAATTAATTTACTGGGActaactgaaaagaaaaatatgcacaaaaacacagtTAAGCATGATGTTTCATTTGTGCATTTAATTTGTGTACTGTACATTTCCTAATGCATTGGTGCACTCATTTATGatctattttattaatttgtcatgtcatttaattaatttaactggCAGCCCAAGCTGGAAAAGTAAACCCCAATTTTAGCTAATAATAGTCCTTTAATTATTCTTCACATTTTtgtatactaaatatatatatatatattatattaacactTCACTAGATGAGtcaatgaaatgaataaaaaacacactATTTTTTCTCAACGCATGGCTTTATTTGAATctttcttaaatatttttctcTCATTTCGTCTCATCCATCTCCTCATGTATTCATCGTGTTCAGTGGCTCTATCACAAGAGAGGAGCGAAAATGGGTAAGGATGACAGATGGAGTGagataagaagaagaaaagagcATTTTGAGGCATAAACAGAGAAATGTGCCAAAatagacaaaaaagaaaagatggGGGGTTAAAGCAGTACAGGAATATCTAGGTTTTTATGTGAGACATGGTTAGCTAACTAAAATATACAGagattgtaaaaaagaaaagttatataaataaactgggTTAAAGGAGGCGGTTCTGCTCCTGGCTCATGGCAGGATGTGTAGAGACGTACACTATGATTGGCTGTAGGTTTTCACAGGAGAGTAGTGGTGTAAAGGGTTGCCAAATATTGACGATTTACTCGTGCACCAAAGCTTCAAATTC from Carassius gibelio isolate Cgi1373 ecotype wild population from Czech Republic chromosome A22, carGib1.2-hapl.c, whole genome shotgun sequence encodes the following:
- the baiap2l2b gene encoding brain-specific angiogenesis inhibitor 1-associated protein 2-like protein 2 translates to MSGANSDLLHRSTLSVYNNLMDQFNPGLQKLVTLGNSYIKAFQALALTSEAYFSALAKMGEQALNTLSSRSLGDVLIQISETQRKLTAEVEGVFQWFHIEVLHAMDKNVKLDEEYIEGSRRVYELEVRNQAAALERQLRRGVFRDSLEGSEYMQYLRQSQHEILKEEERRYRFLAEKHCGLTQSLLYLINKTGVSLQQRADGWKEKVSESRSSRPRTPTPSDQEAQLKSSLGSLLQTGDREMDREPLGRVPSRAPSPLPSRSRSSSVGESLGLGGGRSMRTIVSHPASSNPVLLPFARGDMVTVLIPEPRNGWLYGRHDSSLRQGWFPAAYVGSTEDFLPLGSSTSHRSHSMNNLLEPTNQSEYSDTQGYSDIPSPVVPMRRASADLRPVSPLPEKKAESNNEVKTSQKTYNEIPLPAAPLRRGSADIRPISPLPDRRAESHFESKVEHKNYNELPPPAPPLPNSPLPERKTESTSECLQRPTTHGQPPEHPLFPRGSNPFATVKLRPTVTNDKSAPRIH